From the genome of Xiphophorus couchianus chromosome 6, X_couchianus-1.0, whole genome shotgun sequence, one region includes:
- the aqp4 gene encoding aquaporin-4, which yields MVAFKGIWTKSFWRAVSGEYLASVVFVLLSLGSTINWHAGEENPPPNDLVLISLCFGLSIATMVQCFGHISGGHINPAVTAAMVVSRKLSLAKGVFYVVAQCLGAITGAGILYAVTPADVRGYLGVTMVSSKISLGHALLVELLITFELVFTIFATCDPKRTDLSGSASLAIGFAVAIGHLFAIPYTGASMNPARSFGPAMVTLNFENHWVYWLGPILGGILAAALYEYLYCPDPEVKKRLKQVFKKDSTGKYKVVESEETIIKPGSVHNIDLTEKVEKKDSFQESSGEVLSSV from the exons ATGGTGGCTTTTAAAGGGATCTGGACCAAAAGCTTCTGGAGGGCTGTGTCAGGAGAATACCTGGCAAGCGTTGTCTTTGTGCTCCTTAGCCTGGGTTCCACTATCAACTGGCATGCCGGGGAGGAGAATCCCCCCCCGAATGACTTGGTGCTAATCTCCCTTTGCTTTGGCCTCAGCATTGCCACCATGGTTCAATGTTTTGGCCACATCAGTGGCGGCCACATAAACCCAGCCGTCACTGCAGCAATGGTTGTATCTAGAAAACTGAGCCTGGCAAAAGGTGTGTTCTATGTGGTGGCTCAGTGCCTGGGAGCCATCACCGGAGCTGGGATTCTCTATGCAGTCACACCTGCAGATGTTCGAGGATATCTCGGTGTGACAATG GTGAGCTCCAAGATCTCATTAGGACACGCGCTTCTGGTGGAGCTTCTCATCACATTTGAGCTGGTCTTCACTATCTTTGCCACTTGTGATCCCAAACGCACAGATCTAAGTGGTTCAGCAAGCCTAGCCATTGGATTTGCAGTAGCTATAGGACACTTATTTGCA ATTCCTTACACAGGGGCCAGCATGAATCCAGCTCGTTCCTTTGGGCCGGCAATGGTCACACTTAACTTTGAGAACCACTGG GTGTACTGGCTGGGTCCCATTCTAGGAGGAATCTTGGCTGCAGCTTTGTATGAATACCTTTACTGCCCCGACCCTGAAGTGAAGAAGAGGCTGAAGCAAGTCTTTAAAAAAGATTCAACCGGGAAGTACAAAGTGGTGGAAAGTGAGGAGACCATCATAAAACCAGGCTCCGTCCATAACATCGATCTGACAGAGaaagtggaaaagaaagatTCTTTCCAGGAGTCGTCCGGAGAAGTACTGTCTTCTGTATGA